A genomic region of Rhizobium indicum contains the following coding sequences:
- a CDS encoding ABC transporter ATP-binding protein, giving the protein MGMSEHQLIEATDLVKTYTMRRGAFGKPSHVRAVDGVSLSVAPKTTLGIVGESGSGKSTVGRLLLGLETPTEGSVRFDGEAMPALRTPRWRSLRARMQLVFQDPLAALDRRISIGAQIGEPLAIHAVGSQEGRRERVDELLVAVGLRRDQAERYPHELSGGQRQRVVIARAIATNPELLVCDEPVSALDVSIQAQVINLLRDLQEKRGIAMAFISHDLKVVRNIADRVAVMYLGRIVEEAASEDIFRSPLHPYTQALVSSVPVPGTALRDRIILQGEPPNPAARPAGCAFHPRCGHAVERCRIETPELVTVEAGRRAACHLVAPAPASTLMES; this is encoded by the coding sequence ATGGGCATGAGCGAACATCAGCTGATCGAAGCGACCGACCTCGTCAAGACCTATACGATGCGCCGCGGCGCCTTCGGAAAGCCGAGCCATGTCCGGGCGGTCGACGGCGTTTCGCTGTCGGTCGCACCGAAGACGACGCTCGGCATCGTCGGTGAATCCGGCTCAGGAAAATCGACAGTGGGCCGGCTACTGCTCGGGCTCGAAACTCCGACCGAAGGCAGCGTCCGCTTCGACGGCGAGGCGATGCCGGCACTCAGAACGCCGCGCTGGCGTAGCCTGAGGGCGCGCATGCAGCTCGTCTTCCAGGATCCGCTGGCAGCCCTTGACCGGCGTATCTCGATCGGCGCTCAGATCGGCGAACCGCTTGCCATCCATGCCGTCGGAAGCCAGGAGGGGCGGCGCGAACGTGTCGACGAACTGCTCGTCGCCGTCGGTCTTCGCCGCGATCAGGCGGAGCGTTATCCGCACGAGCTTTCGGGCGGCCAGCGCCAGCGCGTCGTCATAGCGCGCGCCATCGCCACCAATCCGGAGCTTCTGGTCTGCGACGAACCGGTCTCGGCTCTCGACGTCTCCATCCAGGCGCAGGTGATCAACCTGTTGCGCGACCTGCAGGAAAAGCGCGGCATCGCCATGGCCTTCATCAGCCATGACCTGAAGGTCGTACGCAACATCGCCGATCGAGTCGCGGTGATGTATCTCGGCCGGATCGTCGAGGAAGCAGCTTCGGAGGATATTTTCCGCAGCCCGTTGCATCCCTATACGCAGGCACTGGTCTCCAGCGTTCCGGTTCCCGGCACGGCGCTGCGCGACCGTATCATCCTGCAGGGAGAACCGCCGAACCCCGCTGCCCGGCCTGCCGGCTGCGCCTTTCATCCCCGCTGCGGCCATGCGGTCGAGCGCTGTCGCATCGAGACGCCTGAACTCGTCACCGTCGAGGCGGGCCGGAGAGCTGCCTGCCACCTCGTTGCGCCCGCACCCGCATCAACGCTCATGGAGAGCTGA
- a CDS encoding ABC transporter permease, translated as MIRFFLIRAFRALMTIVLVVTFAFVVLRLSGDPALTIMGPEAPPEAIRAFRTAWGLDQPIWVQYLRYFGAIARGDLGISMRDGQSAIQLVLDRIPATLELTIPALILKLVIGIPAGVYAALHRDSSTDRAVMASAVVGFTMPSFVLGLVLVLIFSVTLGLLPSGGQDSWMHAILPIITMSIGGAGILARFARSAMIEVLGQPYIRTASAKGTAWRNVVWRHALPNAAIPIVTIAGFMVGTLIAGAVVVESLFSWPGVGRLLVVAVSNRDLAVVQCILLLVAATMVFSNFVVDILYGYLDPRLRSNQARH; from the coding sequence ATGATCCGTTTCTTCCTGATAAGAGCGTTCCGCGCACTGATGACCATCGTGCTGGTGGTCACCTTCGCCTTCGTCGTCCTGCGTCTTTCCGGCGACCCGGCCTTGACGATCATGGGTCCGGAAGCGCCGCCGGAGGCAATCCGCGCCTTCCGCACCGCCTGGGGTCTCGATCAGCCGATCTGGGTGCAGTATCTGCGTTATTTCGGGGCGATCGCCCGCGGGGATCTCGGTATCTCGATGCGCGACGGCCAATCGGCGATCCAGCTCGTGCTCGACCGCATTCCGGCAACGCTGGAGCTGACGATCCCGGCCCTCATCCTTAAGCTGGTGATCGGCATTCCGGCCGGCGTCTACGCCGCCCTCCACCGCGACAGCTCGACCGACCGCGCCGTCATGGCGAGCGCGGTGGTCGGCTTCACCATGCCGAGCTTCGTGCTCGGCCTCGTGCTGGTGCTGATCTTCTCCGTCACGCTCGGCCTGCTGCCATCGGGCGGCCAGGACAGCTGGATGCATGCCATTTTGCCGATCATCACCATGAGCATCGGCGGTGCCGGCATTCTTGCCCGCTTTGCCCGAAGCGCGATGATCGAGGTGCTTGGCCAGCCCTATATCCGCACCGCCAGCGCCAAGGGCACTGCCTGGCGAAACGTCGTCTGGCGCCATGCGCTGCCGAATGCGGCGATCCCGATCGTGACGATCGCCGGCTTCATGGTCGGCACGCTGATCGCCGGCGCCGTCGTGGTGGAATCGCTGTTCTCCTGGCCAGGCGTCGGCCGGCTTCTCGTCGTCGCCGTCTCAAACCGCGATCTCGCCGTCGTCCAGTGCATCCTGTTGCTGGTGGCAGCGACCATGGTGTTTTCGAATTTCGTCGTCGATATCCTTTACGGCTATCTCGACCCGCGTCTGCGCAGCAACCAGGCAAGGCATTAA
- a CDS encoding ABC transporter permease, producing the protein MTNISAQPATVIHEVRATKKRGVPVFVMIGFAWIAVVILIALAADWIRPYNITAFDLKNRLSLPGNAAHWLGTDELGRDVLSRLIVSIRISLLIAFGATLISAFVGTTLGFLAAYFRGVVEQLVVMLADFQAAMPFLIMALAVLAFFGSSLPLLICLMGFYGWERYARIARGLAIAASGQGYAAAVTQLGAKPAHVYLKHILPNIASTLIVSMTLTFPEIILMESSLSFLGLGVQPPMSSLGNMVGYGREYLTRAPWIMLAPSFVIMLTTLSISITGDWLRDKLDPTIG; encoded by the coding sequence ATGACAAATATCTCTGCTCAACCGGCGACCGTCATCCACGAAGTGCGCGCAACGAAGAAGCGCGGTGTGCCCGTTTTCGTAATGATCGGTTTTGCCTGGATCGCCGTCGTGATCCTGATCGCGCTGGCGGCCGACTGGATCCGGCCCTACAATATCACCGCCTTCGACCTGAAGAACCGGCTGTCACTGCCAGGCAATGCCGCGCATTGGCTCGGAACCGACGAACTCGGCCGCGATGTTCTCTCCCGCCTCATCGTGTCGATCCGCATCTCGCTGCTGATCGCTTTCGGGGCAACGCTGATCTCGGCCTTCGTCGGCACGACGCTTGGCTTTCTCGCCGCTTATTTCCGTGGCGTCGTCGAGCAGCTCGTCGTCATGCTTGCCGATTTCCAGGCGGCCATGCCCTTCCTGATCATGGCACTTGCCGTGCTCGCCTTCTTCGGCAGTTCGCTGCCGCTGCTCATCTGCCTGATGGGTTTTTACGGCTGGGAACGCTATGCGCGCATTGCGCGCGGCCTTGCCATCGCCGCCAGCGGCCAGGGTTATGCCGCCGCCGTCACGCAGCTCGGCGCCAAGCCGGCCCATGTCTATCTCAAGCATATCCTGCCGAACATCGCCTCGACGCTGATCGTCTCGATGACGCTGACTTTCCCAGAGATCATCCTGATGGAAAGCAGCCTTTCCTTCCTCGGCCTCGGCGTGCAGCCGCCGATGAGCAGCCTCGGTAACATGGTCGGCTACGGACGCGAATATCTGACCCGCGCGCCCTGGATCATGCTGGCGCCGTCCTTCGTCATCATGCTGACGACGCTGTCGATCAGCATCACCGGAGACTGGCTGCGCGACAAGCTCGACCCGACGATCGGCTGA
- a CDS encoding ABC transporter ATP-binding protein, with product MPLVEISNLKVAFSGVEVLHGVDLAIEKGEAVGLVGESGCGKSVTWLAALGLLPGKASVSGSVRLGSDQLIGASRTKLESIRGGRIAMIFQDPSSSLNPVIRAGRQIAEAVELHRSLTGRAARNEAVRLMEMVGIPDAVRRFDNFPHEFSGGQNQRLMIAMALAGNPDLLIADEPTTALDATIQAQILDLLISIREETGMAIVFISHDLGAVSQICERVCVMYAGNIVEKCPTESLFRSPRHPYTRGLFDAIPRIDAGRDQLVPIPGTVPQPGRMPGGCAFAPRCGHASELCHNKVPPLVALDDDRATACFHPLSDGATASKPNLMKVQQGVAWA from the coding sequence ATGCCATTGGTCGAAATTTCCAATTTGAAGGTCGCTTTCAGCGGTGTCGAAGTCCTGCACGGCGTCGATCTGGCGATCGAGAAGGGAGAGGCGGTGGGTCTCGTCGGCGAATCCGGCTGCGGCAAGTCGGTCACCTGGCTGGCGGCACTCGGGCTCCTGCCTGGAAAGGCTTCCGTCTCAGGCAGCGTGCGTCTCGGCAGCGATCAGCTGATCGGCGCGTCGCGCACGAAGCTCGAAAGCATTCGCGGCGGCCGCATCGCGATGATCTTCCAGGATCCGTCGAGCTCGCTCAACCCGGTCATCCGTGCCGGCCGGCAGATCGCCGAGGCCGTCGAGTTGCATCGGAGCCTGACCGGCAGGGCCGCCCGCAACGAGGCCGTCCGCCTGATGGAAATGGTCGGCATTCCCGACGCCGTGCGCCGTTTCGACAATTTTCCGCATGAATTTTCCGGTGGCCAGAACCAGCGGCTGATGATCGCCATGGCGCTCGCCGGCAATCCTGATCTGCTGATCGCCGATGAGCCGACGACGGCGCTGGACGCGACGATCCAGGCGCAGATCCTCGATCTGCTGATTTCGATCCGCGAGGAAACCGGCATGGCGATCGTCTTCATCAGTCATGATCTCGGTGCGGTGTCGCAGATCTGCGAGCGCGTCTGCGTCATGTATGCCGGCAACATCGTCGAGAAATGCCCGACGGAATCACTGTTCCGGTCGCCGCGCCATCCCTATACGCGCGGGCTATTCGATGCCATTCCGCGTATCGATGCCGGCCGCGACCAGCTGGTACCAATCCCAGGCACCGTGCCGCAACCCGGCCGCATGCCCGGCGGCTGTGCCTTCGCGCCGCGTTGCGGCCATGCCTCGGAACTCTGTCATAACAAGGTGCCGCCGCTCGTCGCACTTGACGACGACCGCGCAACCGCCTGCTTCCATCCGCTCAGTGACGGCGCCACCGCATCGAAGCCGAACCTCATGAAGGTCCAGCAGGGAGTGGCATGGGCATGA